Proteins encoded within one genomic window of Actinoplanes octamycinicus:
- a CDS encoding sensor histidine kinase — MRLADKTPRPARWRSPAGWPLRTRLAATMIALLAVLGLVVGGTATFYVKQSLYKQVDSKLHDARFALSGGGGKRQPGDPFRGSYLALNKPPPNVTKGSVVLFLDTSRQQVGGGLVQFQPDSTGPGGNEYGDLSATALAALTSVTPDDGAVSVDLGDEGSFRAEATEVTIPSGELAGSYLVVVGLPLKDANATLIRVAGFTGCVVLGSLLIAGWGGALIVRRTLKPLDRVAATASRVAELRLDRGEVQLAQRVPEADTDPRTEVGQVGAALNRMLDHVGNALEARHNSEMQVRQFVADASHELRTPLAAIRGYAELSRRSRQPIPDELAHVLGRVESEAKRMTTLVEDLLLLARLDAGRPLAQDPVDLTMLAVDATSDAHAAGPAHFWQLDLPDEPVTVIGDGARLHQVLANLLANARTHTPEGSTVTVKVGTVPNAAVLQVIDNGPGIQAELVPHIFERFARGDSSRSRAAGSTGLGLSIVHAVVTSHGGKVGVQSRPGQTVFTVMLPAAAAPAVPTAEHHTPYLPRVG, encoded by the coding sequence ATGCGCCTCGCCGACAAGACCCCGCGCCCCGCCCGCTGGCGGAGCCCGGCGGGCTGGCCGCTGCGCACCCGGCTGGCCGCCACCATGATCGCGCTGCTCGCAGTCCTGGGCCTGGTCGTCGGCGGCACCGCCACGTTCTACGTCAAGCAGTCGCTGTACAAGCAGGTTGACAGCAAGCTGCACGACGCCCGATTCGCCCTGAGCGGCGGAGGCGGCAAACGGCAACCGGGCGACCCGTTCCGGGGCTCCTACCTCGCTCTCAACAAGCCTCCGCCGAACGTCACCAAGGGTTCGGTCGTCCTCTTCCTGGACACCTCGAGGCAGCAGGTCGGCGGTGGCCTGGTCCAGTTCCAGCCGGACTCCACCGGACCCGGCGGCAACGAGTACGGCGACCTGAGCGCGACCGCACTCGCCGCGCTCACCTCGGTCACTCCCGACGATGGCGCGGTCAGCGTCGATCTCGGTGACGAGGGCTCGTTCCGCGCCGAGGCCACCGAGGTCACCATCCCGAGCGGCGAGCTGGCCGGCAGTTATCTCGTAGTGGTCGGGCTGCCCCTCAAGGACGCCAACGCCACGCTGATCCGGGTCGCCGGCTTCACCGGATGCGTCGTGCTCGGGTCGCTGCTCATCGCCGGCTGGGGTGGGGCGCTCATCGTCCGCCGTACCCTCAAGCCTCTGGATCGGGTCGCGGCCACCGCGAGCCGGGTCGCGGAATTGCGCCTGGACCGCGGCGAGGTGCAACTCGCGCAGCGAGTGCCCGAGGCCGACACCGACCCGCGCACCGAGGTCGGCCAGGTCGGCGCGGCGCTGAACCGGATGCTCGACCACGTCGGCAACGCGCTCGAGGCCCGGCACAACAGCGAGATGCAGGTCCGCCAGTTCGTCGCGGACGCCAGCCACGAGCTGCGCACCCCGCTGGCCGCGATCCGCGGTTACGCCGAGCTGAGCCGGCGCAGCCGCCAGCCGATCCCGGACGAGCTGGCCCACGTGCTGGGCCGGGTCGAGTCCGAGGCGAAGCGGATGACCACGCTGGTCGAGGACCTGCTGCTGCTGGCCCGGCTGGACGCCGGCCGCCCGCTCGCCCAGGACCCGGTCGACCTGACCATGCTGGCCGTCGACGCGACCAGTGACGCGCACGCGGCCGGCCCGGCGCACTTCTGGCAGCTGGACCTGCCGGACGAGCCGGTCACCGTGATCGGCGACGGCGCCCGGCTGCACCAGGTGCTGGCGAACCTGCTGGCCAACGCCCGCACGCACACCCCGGAGGGGTCCACCGTCACGGTCAAGGTCGGCACCGTGCCGAACGCCGCCGTGCTCCAGGTGATCGACAACGGTCCGGGCATCCAGGCCGAGCTGGTCCCGCACATCTTCGAGCGGTTCGCCCGCGGCGACAGCTCGCGGTCCCGGGCGGCCGGGAGCACCGGCCTCGGCCTGTCGATCGTGCACGCCGTGGTCACCTCGCACGGCGGCAAGGTGGGCGTGCAGAGCCGGCCCGGGCAGACCGTCTTCACCGTGATGCTGCCGGCCGCCGCCGCGCCGGCCGTCCCAACTGCTGAACATCACACGCCATATCTGCCCCGGGTGGGCTGA
- a CDS encoding inositol monophosphatase family protein, with amino-acid sequence MLDRVSDLIREVAQTVVLPRFQRLAADEVHQKSPGDMVTIADQESERALTRGLTALLPGSVVVGEEAVAADPSVRDRIGAGGAVWIVDPVDGTNNFAAGLTPFCVMVALVRDGVTTASWILDVVEDRLTLAEAGSGAFRDGVRLKTRADAPVAGDLHGVISRKYFPDDFRDQVDAHADQLGGYTNGRHCAGYEYPAIATDRQQFAMFWRILPWDHAPGTLIVRESGGVARHLDGAEYLPTNQRRGLLVAANEEIWQTVHGTLFPDGSPTIED; translated from the coding sequence GTGCTTGATCGAGTTTCCGACCTGATCCGTGAGGTCGCGCAGACCGTCGTGCTGCCCCGCTTCCAGCGGCTGGCCGCCGACGAGGTGCACCAGAAGAGCCCAGGTGACATGGTCACCATCGCCGACCAGGAGTCCGAGCGGGCGCTGACCCGCGGCCTGACCGCGCTGCTGCCCGGCTCGGTGGTGGTCGGCGAGGAGGCGGTCGCGGCCGATCCGTCCGTGCGGGACCGGATCGGCGCCGGCGGCGCGGTCTGGATCGTCGACCCGGTCGACGGCACCAACAACTTCGCCGCCGGGCTGACCCCGTTCTGCGTGATGGTGGCCCTGGTCCGGGACGGCGTCACGACCGCGTCCTGGATCCTCGACGTGGTCGAGGACCGGCTCACCCTGGCCGAGGCGGGCTCCGGCGCGTTCCGCGACGGGGTGCGGCTGAAGACCCGCGCCGACGCGCCGGTCGCCGGCGACCTGCACGGGGTGATCTCCCGGAAGTACTTCCCGGACGACTTCCGCGACCAGGTCGACGCGCACGCGGACCAGCTCGGCGGTTACACCAACGGCCGGCACTGCGCCGGTTACGAGTACCCGGCGATCGCCACCGACCGGCAGCAGTTCGCCATGTTCTGGCGGATCCTGCCGTGGGACCACGCGCCCGGCACGCTGATCGTGCGCGAGTCCGGCGGCGTGGCCCGGCACCTGGACGGCGCCGAGTACCTGCCGACCAACCAGCGTCGCGGGCTGCTGGTGGCGGCGAACGAGGAGATCTGGCAGACCGTGCACGGCACCCTCTTCCCGGACGGATCGCCCACGATCGAGGACTGA
- a CDS encoding Smr/MutS family protein: MKLKLDLHDIFNKGHEIDKALRGIIDEAVQKKAALVEIIPGKGSGALKKKVIRFLDQKEIKQLYHRVEKDGDNWGRLFVHFRHEAPAGRRGRGR; this comes from the coding sequence ATGAAGCTGAAGCTCGACCTGCACGACATCTTCAACAAGGGCCACGAGATCGACAAGGCCCTGCGCGGGATCATCGACGAGGCCGTCCAGAAGAAGGCGGCCCTCGTCGAGATCATCCCGGGGAAGGGCAGCGGCGCGCTGAAGAAGAAGGTGATCCGCTTCCTCGACCAGAAGGAGATCAAGCAGCTGTATCACCGGGTCGAGAAGGACGGCGACAACTGGGGCCGGCTCTTCGTGCACTTCCGCCACGAGGCCCCGGCCGGGCGGCGCGGCCGGGGTCGGTGA
- a CDS encoding response regulator transcription factor: MTMANADSSTELRRPDGTPVRVLVVDDEPTLAELLSMALRYEGWEVRSAGDGLSAVRTARDFRPDAVILDMMLPDIDGLEVLRRLRGESPEVPVLFLTAKDSVEDRITGLTAGGDDYVTKPFSLEEVVARLRGLMRRMGHAPMRTDSQLVVGDLSLDEDSHEVRRAGDLITLTATEFELLRYLMRNPRRVLSKPQILDRVWNYDFGGQANVVELYISYLRKKIDAGRAPMIHTMRGAGYVLKPAD, translated from the coding sequence ATGACGATGGCGAACGCAGACTCCAGCACCGAACTCCGGCGGCCGGACGGCACCCCGGTGCGGGTGCTCGTGGTGGACGACGAGCCGACGCTCGCCGAGCTCCTCTCGATGGCGCTGCGCTACGAGGGCTGGGAGGTCAGGAGCGCGGGCGACGGGCTCTCCGCGGTCCGCACCGCGCGCGACTTCCGCCCGGACGCCGTCATCCTGGACATGATGCTGCCCGACATCGACGGGCTGGAGGTGCTGCGCCGGCTGCGCGGCGAGTCGCCCGAGGTGCCGGTGTTGTTCCTGACCGCCAAGGACTCGGTGGAGGACCGGATCACCGGGCTCACCGCCGGCGGCGACGACTACGTCACCAAGCCGTTCAGCCTGGAGGAGGTGGTGGCCCGGCTGCGCGGGCTGATGCGCCGGATGGGGCACGCCCCGATGCGCACCGACTCGCAACTCGTCGTCGGTGACCTCTCGCTCGACGAGGACTCGCACGAGGTGCGCCGCGCCGGTGACCTGATCACCCTGACCGCCACCGAGTTCGAGCTGCTCCGCTACCTGATGCGCAACCCGCGCCGGGTGCTGAGCAAGCCGCAGATCCTGGACCGGGTGTGGAACTACGACTTCGGCGGGCAAGCCAACGTCGTGGAGCTGTACATCTCGTACTTGCGGAAGAAGATCGACGCCGGTCGCGCCCCGATGATCCACACCATGCGCGGCGCCGGCTACGTGCTCAAGCCGGCCGACTGA
- a CDS encoding PP2C family protein-serine/threonine phosphatase, with the protein MMERSLAPRTYALNQLERLRILLVEDDEGDAFLVRELLAEAEAPFELTVASSLREATSLVGEAECVLLDLGLPDAEGIDGLRKLLAVAGSAAVCVLTGRSDEHLGVQAVAEGAQDYLVKGQVDGVWLVRALRYAVERKRADENARRLREVELRQEESARLERGLLPKPLMQTSEVLVETFYRSGRAAGLLGGDFFDVVQIGEDRLHVIVGDVCGHGVDEAALGVELRVAWRALVLAGVPEEQVLASLEQVLITERRAREVFATVASAVIDLPGNRATVRLAGHPPPVVLSAGRAAPVRARTGIVLGVRPTPTPATELEFDGDDWSLLMYTDGLIEGRTGGGDERLDVDGLCKLLDEPDSRQVPLTALPAWLVGRADQDNGGPLTDDVAMLLISRGRGR; encoded by the coding sequence ATGATGGAGCGTTCGCTCGCGCCCCGCACGTACGCGCTCAACCAGTTGGAGCGACTGCGGATCCTGCTGGTCGAGGACGACGAGGGCGACGCCTTCCTGGTCCGTGAGCTGCTGGCCGAGGCCGAGGCGCCGTTCGAGCTGACCGTCGCCAGCAGCCTGCGCGAGGCCACCTCGCTGGTCGGCGAGGCCGAGTGCGTGCTGCTCGACCTGGGCCTGCCGGACGCCGAGGGGATCGACGGGCTGCGCAAGTTGCTGGCGGTCGCCGGCAGCGCCGCGGTGTGCGTGCTCACCGGCCGCTCCGACGAGCACCTGGGTGTCCAGGCGGTCGCCGAGGGTGCCCAGGACTACCTGGTCAAAGGCCAGGTCGACGGCGTCTGGCTGGTCCGGGCGCTGCGCTACGCGGTGGAGCGCAAACGCGCCGACGAGAACGCGCGCCGGCTGCGCGAGGTGGAGCTGCGCCAGGAGGAGTCGGCCCGCCTGGAGCGCGGCCTGCTGCCCAAGCCGCTGATGCAGACCAGCGAGGTGCTGGTCGAGACGTTCTACCGGTCCGGGCGGGCGGCCGGCCTGCTCGGCGGCGACTTCTTCGACGTGGTGCAGATCGGCGAGGACCGGCTGCACGTGATCGTCGGCGACGTCTGCGGGCACGGGGTCGACGAGGCCGCGCTCGGCGTCGAGCTCCGGGTCGCCTGGCGGGCGCTGGTCCTCGCCGGGGTCCCCGAGGAGCAGGTGCTGGCGTCACTCGAACAGGTGCTGATCACCGAGCGGCGGGCCCGGGAGGTGTTCGCCACGGTCGCCTCGGCGGTGATCGACCTGCCGGGCAACCGGGCCACGGTGCGGCTGGCCGGCCATCCGCCGCCGGTGGTGCTGAGCGCGGGCCGGGCGGCGCCGGTGCGCGCGCGTACCGGGATCGTGCTCGGGGTACGTCCTACTCCCACACCCGCTACCGAGCTGGAGTTCGACGGCGATGACTGGTCCCTGCTGATGTACACCGACGGTCTGATCGAGGGACGCACCGGCGGTGGCGACGAGCGTCTGGACGTCGACGGCCTGTGCAAGCTGCTGGACGAGCCGGACTCGCGCCAGGTCCCGCTGACCGCGCTGCCGGCCTGGCTGGTCGGCCGCGCCGACCAGGACAACGGTGGCCCGCTGACCGACGACGTGGCGATGCTGCTGATCTCCCGGGGGCGCGGGCGGTGA
- a CDS encoding 3-deoxy-7-phosphoheptulonate synthase has product MTAPEVQRVRDQRIEKIVPLMSPALLHHELPLTAELHDTVLAGRKQVEDVLNGRDQRLLVVVGPCSVHDPVAAGEYADRLKVEAERLSEDLLIVMRVYFEKPRSTVGWKGLIMDPALDGSGDVGTGLRIARKLLLEVVSRGLPVAVEFLDPITPQYIADTVAWGAIGARTVESQVHRQLSSGLSMPIGMKNRPDGSVATAVDAIHAAAAQHVFPGIDYSGTPAILHTTGNPDCHLVLRGGGGKPNYSAADVEASLQLLRKAGLPERLVIDCSHGNSNKDHHRQPIVAEDIAGQMEAGQRAISGVMLESFLEPGRQELGENMTYGQSVTDACMGWDSTVATLERLAAASAKRRSL; this is encoded by the coding sequence ATGACCGCCCCTGAGGTGCAGCGCGTCCGCGACCAGCGGATCGAGAAGATCGTCCCGTTGATGAGCCCGGCGCTGCTGCACCACGAGCTGCCGCTGACCGCCGAGTTGCACGACACCGTGCTGGCCGGCCGCAAGCAGGTCGAGGACGTGCTGAACGGCCGAGATCAGCGCCTGCTGGTCGTGGTCGGGCCGTGTTCGGTGCACGACCCGGTCGCCGCCGGCGAGTACGCCGACCGCCTGAAGGTGGAGGCCGAGCGGCTCAGCGAGGACCTGCTGATCGTGATGCGGGTGTACTTCGAGAAGCCGCGCTCCACGGTCGGCTGGAAGGGTCTGATCATGGACCCGGCCCTGGACGGTTCCGGCGACGTCGGCACCGGCCTGCGGATCGCCCGCAAGCTGCTGCTCGAGGTGGTCAGCCGGGGTCTGCCGGTGGCTGTCGAGTTCCTCGACCCGATCACCCCGCAGTACATCGCGGACACCGTGGCCTGGGGCGCGATCGGCGCCCGGACCGTCGAGTCGCAGGTGCACCGCCAGCTCTCGTCCGGCCTGTCGATGCCGATCGGGATGAAGAACCGCCCGGACGGCAGCGTCGCCACCGCGGTCGACGCGATCCACGCCGCCGCGGCGCAGCACGTCTTCCCCGGCATCGACTACTCCGGCACCCCGGCGATCCTGCACACCACCGGCAACCCGGACTGCCACCTGGTGCTGCGCGGCGGTGGCGGCAAGCCGAACTACAGCGCCGCGGACGTCGAGGCGTCGCTGCAGCTGCTGCGCAAGGCCGGTCTGCCGGAGCGCCTGGTGATCGACTGCTCGCACGGCAACAGCAACAAGGACCACCACCGGCAGCCGATCGTGGCCGAGGACATCGCCGGGCAGATGGAGGCCGGGCAGCGGGCGATCAGCGGCGTGATGCTGGAGAGCTTCCTCGAGCCGGGCCGCCAGGAGCTGGGCGAGAACATGACCTACGGCCAGTCGGTCACCGACGCGTGCATGGGCTGGGACAGCACGGTCGCGACGCTGGAGCGGCTGGCCGCGGCGTCCGCCAAGCGCCGGTCGCTCTGA
- a CDS encoding response regulator yields MSLERDSGTPIEVLLVEDDPGDVLMTQEAFEEHKVRNRLNVVSDGSEALSYLRREGQYANAVRPDLILLDLNLPKRDGREVLAEIKKDDELGRIPVVVLTTSSADEDILRSYQLHANAYVTKPVDFERFIAVIRQIDEFFVSVVKLPPRA; encoded by the coding sequence ATGAGTCTTGAACGTGACAGCGGGACTCCGATCGAGGTGTTGCTGGTCGAGGACGATCCGGGCGACGTCCTGATGACCCAGGAGGCGTTCGAGGAGCACAAGGTCCGCAACCGGCTGAACGTGGTCTCCGACGGTTCCGAGGCGTTGTCCTACCTGCGCCGCGAGGGGCAGTATGCGAACGCGGTCCGCCCCGACCTGATCCTGCTGGACCTCAACCTGCCCAAGCGGGACGGCCGCGAGGTGCTCGCCGAGATCAAGAAGGACGACGAGCTGGGCCGGATCCCGGTGGTCGTGCTCACCACCTCGTCCGCCGACGAGGACATCCTGCGCAGCTACCAGCTGCACGCCAACGCCTACGTGACCAAGCCGGTCGACTTCGAGCGGTTCATCGCGGTGATCCGCCAGATCGACGAGTTCTTCGTCAGCGTCGTGAAGTTGCCGCCGCGTGCTTGA
- a CDS encoding tetratricopeptide repeat protein — translation MDLLEEYRRATFFFESGDPLGAARLLEPIVEAEPQNTAVRQLLARAYFNSAQLNGAETQLRALIEHDPSDHYAHHVLGRTLERAGRFREALPHLRLAAAMKQQPDYQDALRRVETWLGKNESA, via the coding sequence GTGGATCTTCTCGAGGAGTACCGCAGGGCCACTTTCTTCTTCGAGTCCGGTGACCCGCTCGGCGCCGCCCGGCTGCTCGAGCCGATCGTCGAGGCCGAGCCGCAGAACACCGCGGTCCGTCAGCTGCTCGCCCGGGCCTATTTCAACTCGGCCCAGCTGAACGGGGCGGAGACGCAGCTCAGGGCACTGATCGAGCATGATCCTTCGGATCACTACGCGCACCACGTGCTCGGCCGGACCCTGGAGCGGGCCGGCCGTTTCCGTGAGGCGCTGCCGCACCTGCGGCTGGCCGCCGCGATGAAGCAGCAGCCCGATTACCAGGACGCGCTGCGCCGGGTCGAGACCTGGCTCGGCAAGAACGAGTCGGCATAA
- a CDS encoding sensor histidine kinase gives MSYLNVRSWTLRGRIVALCVVVGLILTLLGAFAAVTAAAHNQQLDDVLDRVSPMRAAGEGLSTAMVDQETGIRGFAITGQDSNLEPYRQGLKDQGDQIARIERLLRPGDRDIRATLDEVKTRIDDWHRSVSEPVIETVRTDGVKAAQARIEAGNTTQFDELRAAISRMQEHIQVLRASTANAAKSSSQTMVAIEIAAALIVVLAGVFLLILLDRLVSRPIIELAGQVRQVAAGDYQRHIESVHGSPDLVALAADIDVMRQQIASELSEVRDARQQVEWVNQQLQSQAEELTRSNRDLEQFAYVASHDLQEPLRKVASFCQLLQRRYAGQMDERADQYIGFAVDGAQRMQRLINDLLAFSRIGRLTSGFTDVDLNRVLGEVKSQLEARAGGEAEITWGALPTVEGEEPLLTTLFVNLIGNSLKFRRPDVPPEVRITAERDGKEWRINVRDNGIGIEAEFADKVFVIFQRLHARDAYEGTGIGLAIVKKIVEYHGGRIWLDVDVSPGASIWFTLPVLIGADDPDEERESREVVDA, from the coding sequence GTGAGCTACCTCAACGTACGATCATGGACTCTGCGTGGCCGGATCGTCGCGCTCTGCGTGGTGGTCGGCCTGATCCTGACCCTCCTCGGTGCGTTCGCCGCGGTCACCGCGGCCGCGCACAACCAGCAGCTCGACGACGTGCTGGACCGGGTCAGCCCGATGCGGGCCGCCGGCGAGGGGCTGAGCACCGCGATGGTCGACCAGGAGACCGGCATCCGGGGCTTCGCGATCACCGGGCAGGACTCCAACCTGGAGCCGTACCGTCAAGGGCTGAAGGACCAGGGTGATCAGATCGCCCGGATCGAGCGGCTGCTGCGCCCCGGCGACCGGGACATCCGGGCCACGCTGGACGAGGTCAAGACCCGGATCGACGACTGGCACCGGTCGGTGTCCGAGCCGGTCATCGAGACCGTGCGGACCGACGGCGTGAAGGCCGCGCAGGCCCGGATCGAGGCCGGCAACACCACCCAGTTCGACGAGCTGCGCGCCGCGATCAGCCGGATGCAGGAGCACATCCAGGTGCTGCGGGCGAGCACCGCGAACGCCGCGAAGAGCTCCAGCCAGACCATGGTGGCCATCGAGATCGCCGCCGCCCTGATCGTCGTGCTGGCCGGGGTGTTCCTGCTGATCCTGCTGGACCGGCTGGTCAGCCGCCCGATCATCGAGCTGGCCGGGCAGGTGCGCCAGGTGGCGGCCGGCGACTACCAGCGGCACATCGAGAGCGTGCACGGCTCGCCCGACCTGGTCGCGCTGGCCGCCGACATCGACGTGATGCGCCAGCAGATCGCCTCCGAGCTGTCCGAGGTGCGCGACGCCCGGCAGCAGGTCGAGTGGGTCAACCAGCAGCTGCAGAGCCAGGCCGAGGAGCTCACCCGGTCCAACCGGGACCTGGAGCAGTTCGCCTACGTCGCCTCGCACGACCTGCAGGAGCCGCTGCGCAAGGTGGCCAGCTTCTGCCAGCTGCTGCAGCGCCGCTACGCCGGGCAGATGGACGAGCGGGCCGACCAGTACATCGGGTTCGCGGTGGACGGCGCGCAGCGGATGCAGCGGCTGATCAACGACCTGCTGGCGTTCTCCCGGATCGGCCGGCTCACCAGCGGCTTCACCGACGTCGACCTGAACCGGGTGCTGGGCGAGGTGAAATCGCAGCTGGAGGCGCGGGCCGGCGGCGAGGCGGAGATCACCTGGGGCGCGCTGCCCACTGTGGAGGGCGAGGAGCCGCTGCTCACCACCCTCTTCGTGAACCTGATCGGCAACTCGCTGAAGTTCCGCCGGCCGGACGTGCCGCCCGAGGTGCGGATCACCGCCGAGCGGGACGGCAAGGAGTGGCGGATCAACGTGCGGGACAACGGCATCGGGATCGAGGCCGAGTTCGCCGACAAGGTTTTCGTGATCTTCCAGCGGCTGCACGCGCGCGACGCCTACGAGGGGACCGGCATCGGACTGGCCATCGTCAAGAAGATCGTCGAATACCATGGCGGACGGATCTGGCTGGACGTCGACGTCTCCCCGGGGGCGTCCATCTGGTTCACGCTCCCGGTTCTGATCGGGGCCGACGATCCGGACGAGGAGCGGGAGAGCCGAGAGGTGGTGGACGCATGA
- a CDS encoding M28 family peptidase: MRDAALLRPARRGLAALAVLAVLALAGFAAVRSILPPAAAPVSAPAGEFSAERAFQHVRSIATRPHPAGSAANDQVRDYLVQTLRGLGLTPEVQDTVSPQGGELSASAGGTGLARVRNVVTVIPGTASTGRIFLVAHYDSAQTGPGGNDDAAGTATILETARALTSGGKLRNDVVLVLTDAEEACLCGAEAFVRQHPLARDSGVVLNLEARGSSGPAIMFETSAGNAKLVEAYAHAPYPVGTSFAVEIYRRLPNDTDFTAFRDAKFTGLNSAYIDGAAVYHAPTDLPSAMDRDSLQHHGANALAVARELGGEDLTSELRDLGDATYFPVPGLLVRYPGALVWPLAVLAVLAVGALAWLARRRGRLTGRRLALAGALTVVPIVVSVVLAQLFWAALTLIRPEYGALPIDPYRPGLYRAGVIALAAAVVFAWFALLRRRLGAAALAVAGRGWLAGLGVLLAALTPGGAYLATLPALAGALGALVALFVRGWAATAAITVGAAVAVVILLPTVIMLFPALGMGMGAAGAFLTVLLLLALLPVIDLIHPSAEPVQGLPAARARRRGALPTLAASLTVLVCAAAGLVVDRFDAEHPALTQLMYALDADTRTAQWLSTEASTQEWTSQYVAGDPKAVAEILPAFGDEELRTGPAQPADLPAPLVTVTTDLKTSDRVLTLLVKPQRTARFVTLHVSAASQVLTATVGGKVVPVDKAAGGGWGFGFIFHAPPPEGVRVALTLRGTGPVKLRAMDASDDVTAMPGFHARPAGVGVLGSHSSEMVAVAKTYDF; the protein is encoded by the coding sequence ATGCGTGACGCCGCTCTCCTCCGGCCGGCACGGCGTGGCCTCGCCGCGCTGGCCGTCCTCGCCGTGCTGGCCCTGGCGGGCTTCGCCGCGGTCCGCTCGATCCTGCCTCCGGCGGCGGCCCCGGTCTCCGCCCCGGCCGGCGAGTTCAGTGCGGAGCGCGCGTTCCAGCACGTGCGGAGCATCGCCACCCGGCCGCACCCGGCCGGCAGTGCGGCCAACGACCAGGTCCGCGACTACCTGGTGCAGACCCTGCGCGGCCTGGGGCTGACCCCGGAGGTGCAGGACACCGTCTCGCCGCAGGGCGGCGAGCTGTCGGCCAGCGCCGGCGGCACCGGCCTGGCCCGGGTGCGCAACGTGGTGACGGTGATCCCGGGCACCGCCTCGACCGGGCGGATCTTCCTGGTCGCGCACTACGACTCGGCGCAGACCGGTCCGGGTGGCAACGACGACGCGGCCGGCACCGCCACCATCCTGGAGACCGCCCGCGCCCTGACCAGCGGCGGCAAGCTGCGCAACGACGTGGTGCTGGTGCTCACCGACGCCGAGGAGGCCTGCCTGTGCGGCGCCGAGGCGTTCGTCCGGCAGCACCCGCTGGCCCGGGACAGCGGCGTCGTGCTGAACCTGGAGGCGCGCGGCAGCTCCGGCCCGGCGATCATGTTCGAGACCTCGGCGGGCAACGCCAAGCTGGTCGAGGCCTACGCGCACGCGCCCTACCCGGTGGGCACCTCGTTCGCCGTGGAGATCTACCGCCGGTTGCCGAACGACACCGATTTCACCGCGTTCCGGGACGCCAAGTTCACCGGGCTGAACTCGGCCTACATCGACGGGGCCGCGGTCTACCACGCGCCCACCGACCTGCCCTCCGCGATGGACCGGGACAGCCTGCAGCACCACGGGGCGAACGCGCTGGCCGTCGCCCGTGAGCTGGGCGGCGAGGACCTGACGTCGGAGCTGCGCGACCTCGGCGACGCCACCTACTTCCCGGTGCCCGGCCTGCTGGTCCGTTACCCGGGCGCGCTGGTCTGGCCGCTGGCCGTGCTGGCCGTGCTCGCGGTCGGCGCGCTGGCCTGGCTGGCCCGGCGCCGGGGCCGGCTGACCGGGCGGCGGCTGGCCCTGGCCGGCGCGCTCACCGTGGTCCCGATCGTGGTCTCGGTGGTGCTGGCCCAGCTCTTCTGGGCGGCGCTCACCCTGATCCGGCCGGAATACGGCGCGCTGCCGATCGATCCGTACCGTCCGGGTCTCTACCGCGCCGGGGTGATCGCGCTGGCCGCGGCCGTGGTGTTCGCCTGGTTCGCGCTGCTGCGCCGCCGGCTCGGCGCGGCCGCCCTGGCAGTCGCCGGTCGGGGCTGGCTGGCCGGGCTCGGCGTGCTGCTCGCCGCGCTCACCCCCGGCGGCGCCTACCTGGCGACCCTGCCGGCCCTGGCCGGTGCGCTCGGCGCACTGGTGGCTCTTTTCGTACGGGGCTGGGCCGCGACCGCCGCGATCACGGTAGGAGCCGCGGTGGCCGTGGTGATCCTGCTGCCCACCGTGATCATGCTGTTCCCGGCACTCGGCATGGGGATGGGCGCGGCCGGCGCGTTCCTGACCGTGCTGCTCCTGCTCGCGCTGCTGCCGGTGATCGACCTGATCCACCCGTCCGCCGAGCCGGTGCAGGGGCTGCCCGCCGCCCGGGCCCGCCGCCGCGGCGCGCTGCCCACGCTGGCCGCCTCGCTCACCGTCCTGGTCTGCGCCGCCGCCGGCCTGGTGGTCGACCGGTTCGACGCCGAGCACCCGGCACTCACCCAGTTGATGTACGCGCTGGATGCCGACACCCGCACCGCGCAGTGGCTGAGCACCGAGGCCAGCACCCAGGAGTGGACCTCGCAGTACGTCGCCGGTGACCCGAAAGCGGTCGCCGAGATCCTGCCGGCCTTCGGCGACGAGGAGTTGCGGACCGGTCCGGCGCAGCCCGCCGACCTGCCCGCTCCGCTGGTCACCGTGACCACCGACCTGAAGACCTCCGACCGGGTCCTGACCCTGCTGGTGAAACCGCAGCGGACGGCCCGTTTCGTCACCCTGCACGTGTCCGCGGCGAGCCAGGTGCTCACCGCCACGGTCGGCGGCAAGGTGGTCCCGGTCGACAAGGCAGCCGGCGGCGGGTGGGGCTTCGGCTTCATCTTCCACGCCCCGCCGCCGGAGGGCGTGCGGGTCGCGCTGACCCTGCGCGGCACCGGCCCGGTGAAGCTGCGGGCGATGGACGCCAGCGACGACGTCACCGCGATGCCCGGTTTCCACGCCCGGCCGGCCGGCGTCGGCGTCCTCGGCTCGCACAGCAGCGAGATGGTCGCCGTCGCCAAGACCTACGACTTCTAG